The sequence below is a genomic window from Laspinema palackyanum D2c.
AATTTATTTAAACAAGAAATAATAGTGGGTATATGTCGAAGTTGGGCTAGGTGAATGATGGTATCAGGAATAAAATTACTAAAAATATTTTCCCAAGTTTCAATAGTTGAACTATCGCCAACACAGTAATTTAATTTTAAATTTACATTACTGATGGTAGTGCGATCGCTATTAGGTCGAACCAGACAATTTAATTCTCGTTCTGGAAATACTTGGGAAAAATAATTTAAAAATAGACCTCCAGTTAGCCCCGTACATCCAGTCACTAATATACTCATAATATTTTGATAAATTTTGGTGATTAACTTATCTTAAATGTGAATTACTTTGGAGTATGATGTTAGTGCCTTCTGATAAGTTTGGATAGTACATTGATACATCATTTCAAAGGTATATTCTTTTTCATATCTTTTACGAGCTAATTGACCCATTTTGACGCGGAGTTCTGAGTCGCTGATTAGAGTTTTTAGACGAGTTCGTAAAGTCTCTACATCTCCTTGTGGAATAGAGTAACCTGTTTCACCTTCAATAATTGCTTCAGAGCAACCATTGACATCAGAAACCACAGTAGGCAAACCTGCTCTCATTGCTTCCAAAGTGGAAATAGGAAATCCTTCCCAATTCGTCATCAGTGCAAAAATTTGATATTGAGTAAGTCGATCAGTGACATTACTACAAAACCCTAAAAAATTTACCCGGTCAGCAATCCCTAATTCTCTCGCCATTATTTTATAGGTTTCCATATCAGGCCCATCTCCAAGCAAGTCTAGTTCAACTTCTTTTAACGTTTGGAGTGCCATCAACATAGTTCTATGGTCTTTTTGGGGTTCAAAGCGAGCCACCATGACAATCCTAACTGGATTGCTATGACCAGGACTAGCGATGAGTTCGGGAGAAATATCGCTAATACCGTTGTGAATTTTAACTAAACGATTAGGTTCAATGCCTGCTTTAATCCCTAATTGGCGATCGTACTCTGAAACACAGATAATTCGATCGGTAAATTTAGCCGTCCACTGCTCCAATAGTTGGTAAATGGTGCGCTTCGGTTCGGGAATTCCTTCCGCGAAAGACCATCCGTGAGCAGTGAAGATACAAGGAACCTTGCTTTGCTTACTAGCCCAGCGTCCTAAAATTCCCGCTTTGCTGGAATGAGTAGCCACTAAATCGGGCTTAAATTGGCTAATTGTTTGCTTGATAAAACTGAGGGTTTGCCAATCTTCTAAAGGGTTAATATTGTTTTTAAACGTTGGGCAAGCAACATTCTGAATTCCACTTTTTTCTAATAAATCGTTATACTTTCCTCTGACCCCCGTGAGAACCATGACCTGATATCCATCTCTCAGAAGCCTTAATGCTAAATCTCTGACATGAAGTTGTGCGCCCCCTACTGCATCCGATCTGGTAATAATTAATAAAATTTTCATCGACTCATTTATAGTTACTCAAAATATCTAAACAGGCTGTAAAATTGTTGAAAACTCAGATACCAGTAATTCTTCATCTGGCATATTTTTAAATGGAAGTGCTAAATTTGCCCGTGAAGTTGGTAATTTATCCCATTTTTTGATTTCAACAGATGTAATCTGAAAATTAGCCTCTTGAAATAAATCGATCATTTCAGAATAACGGATTCTATTGGTATAAAATCCTGATTTCACCATAAAATCTGACTCCCAAATTTTTTCCGGGAATCTAAGACTATTAAGATTTCCCCCTAGATGATCTTTTAAGTCAATTACATGAGAACAAGAACCAGTATTTTTAATAATTCGGCGTAACTCTTGCATAAGAACGAGAAATTCATGTTTTCTAATATGCTCTAAAACTGCTTGAGACCATATAAAATCAACTGAGTTATCGGGAATAGATTTTAAAGAAGATAAACCGGATGTCAGATAATGAGCAGAACAACTTTCAAGAATATCTGATACTGATTGCCAATTAGTCCATGTAGAATCGACTGCTAATTCTTTTTGATCAAGAAATTCAGCCATTATTTTGTAGGAGTCGATATCCTGAGTAGCATAGTCTCCAGTATCAACAAGATAGGATGAAGAACCTCCAAAAGCTTTTGTAACTATAGCAGAAAACAAAGAGTCTCCCGGTCCTAATTCCAAGCTAGTAAATCCGGCAGGTGGTTGAATGCGATCGAAGTGCTGCTTAAAAACTGAATAAGCATAAGCAGGATCCTGCATTGAACCATGTTCAAATAAAGAAAAATTTTTCCATAAATGATAACTCGTTGGCAAACGAGATAAAATCACTTTCCCACCAATTTTTGCCCACCAGGGGACATATTTTGTTAAAGGCTTCATAGAAATTTTTTACAGAAAGTTTGTGGTCTGTGTAAAGCTTTAATCTAAATATAATACCCAAATCGAGAATCTTTGGATATTTATACCTTGATATAAACTTTCTTTGTCGTTTTATAATTAACTATTATTTAGCTAAAACCAAGAGAGCGTATCCACCTAGGGAGTTCCACAAAATAAAATCTGCAAATTTTACGGGGTACTATAGAAGATGTCTACAAACCATTTACCCAAGTTGTACTGATTTTCTGGCTCTATGTTGATAAAACGAGTGAGCTTAGTTTCCAGCTCTTTCATCGCTTTAGACGTTAGCTGAACTCCTGTTTTATAGGTCTTTTCCACGAGCTTTACTACGGGATTATTACCTTTCCAAGTCATGGTTTCTGCCCACTGCAAAGCGGTTTTGATATCCTCAAGAATGGTGCCATTCCAATGATTTTCTAACACAGCCCAAGTCCGCTCAATTGGATTGTATTTACTGTGATAGGGCGGATAGTATGCCAGACGCACATTGATTTTATAAGTTTCAACAAACTCGACTATGCGTTTCATAAATTGAGTTCTTCGTGAATGATTCTCGGGGCCATTATCTTGTTTGATTAGCAGGGTCTTACACTCCCCAAACCTGGAGCCAAATTCTTGCCACCACTCTTCTAAAATATCAACGATGCAATCGCTCGTAACTTGGGATTTTATAAAATATAAAAATAAGTCGTCTGACTGAGGTAAAAAGATCCCATAAGGTATGACTTTACTGTTTGAATTAAAATCATGATCGCAAGCTAAAGTTGGGATGCGAGTTTTTCCTTTTCGGGAAAAAGGCCCAATGTTAACGGCAGCTTTGCCATCCATTGATATTTCTAACGTGTCAGGACACAGTAAAGACTCTTCGTTAATCACTTCCATCCGCTCAAAAATTTCATCGGTTTCGGGAATTTTTTTTTGAGGTTTACTTTTTTTCACTTTTTGCGGGTAATAACCTAAGTCGTTAAGTTTCCGTCTAATGGTTTCTGTCGTGGGCAACTCTTCTGACCTATAATTTTTTTGCAGAATCAGTTGCTTTCTAACTTCTTCCGCGCTCAAGCGGGTATATAAGCGGTTACTTTTAAATGTAGGATCCGTTTGACTCTGACTATCTACTATCGATTGAATATCTGCCAATAGATGAGGCAAATGGTTCTCAGATTTTTTGCGCCCCCGGCCTTTATAATTATCTACACAAGTTATGCCGGTCTCTAGTTCCCGCACTCCTTTCCTTACTGTATCCCTATCCCATCCCAATTCTTTGTTAGCTCGACTCTGACCCCCAGCCCCCAATTCCTTAACCGTCTGAGCCATGAAACGACGTCTCGCGGCTCCTTTCAATTGCTTTGCTGTCTCAATTAATAAAGTTTTCACCGAATCTGTTAATTCCATCTGCGTTCTCCTTGCGCACGGGGTTAATGCTTATTTTATCACGGCATTGCAGAATTTATTTTCTGGAAATCCCCTAGTAATCGGACGGCCAGGTCTTGATTGATTTTAAAGGCTACCTCTCTCGGAATTTTTAATATTCTAGACTTTATACTATTTGGCAAATCGTTAGACCCCGCAGTATAAAAATAATCAACTATATTGTAACCGGAATCTTTTAGGCTTTCCAGAGCAGTATCTTTAGAAAAGTAGTGTAAATGTCCTTGAATTTTGGGATTAATAATCTGTTAAGATAAGAAAAAGGCATCAGGGGAAATATCATAGCCATGAAAATCAACATTATCAGGTAATTTTTTACACCGATTATGTTGATTTTAATTTTTATGAAAAATTATTGCTTACAATCTATTATTTTATTTCAAAAGATTGTAAATCCCATATACCCAGACTTTTATCACTAAAAGTTCCTGATCCTTCAGTACATTTTTCATTAATCAATTTTATGGGTTTTGGAAAATTAAAAGGAGGTAACTCCAAGTTTAAAGGTCTCCAATTTCCCGTAATAATATCTCTGTTAATTTGGCAATCAATAAATGTTGTTGTCATCAAATACTTTGCCCCACTTTGTTTAAAATTTTTAAGAGATTTGATTGCATCTTCAAATGATAAATGAACTAAACAATCTCTACATATGATCAAATCAGATATAGGGAGAGGATCAGAAATAATATTTTTGACTAAAAACTCTCGCTTATCGTTACTGTATCTTTTATGGTTTTCATTAATTAAAATTGGTACTATATCTACTCCTATATACTTAAGTACGTCCAGTTTTACTTCTTTCATCCAGTGAAAATCGCCACATGGAGCATCAACAACAACTTGTATATTTAATTGTTCAATAATAATAGGAATTGCCTGTTGTATCGTAGATGTTTGGAGGAGTTCAGAGCCGGTTCCTGAGCGAGAAAGAGGGCTTTTCCAAGTGTTTTTAGTATAAATTTCTACAAATATTTTATCTATAGGTTTGTTTTTTAGTTTTCGTGCTTTAAGTTGAGTTAAGAATATTATAACATCGGGGAATGTTTGTTTTACAAGTGCTTTCAAATGTCGCATTTTTTTATTTCCTCTTCAAAGCTATTTACAAAATATCTGAAAATTGTGTTTGTTGATCCTTATATGCTTCTAAAGCTAACTTTTAAGATGACGATTCCATACCAAATACAATACTATATAGCGACCCCAAATCCTTTTGGCAATGAACCCTCGCCCCCAACTCCTCTCCCAGAACGGGAGAGGGAAGCCGCTCTTTATGTCAAATTGATTTAGACTGGCTATATTTAACTAACATATTGAATGTGTTGTTACCGTGAAATCGGCATAAGTTTTTTTCACGCATCAAGATTAATCATAATACATATTTTACTTTCTCGTCGGGATAGTTTTATAAAAATTTTCATACTGAACAACAAAATTATCTAAAGAAAAATTATTGATTATTCTGCTCCTTGCTAGTTTACCCAAAGCCACTCTGCCTTCTTGCCCCAAATCAATTACTTGTTTCCAAGCATTAGCCAAGGCTAATGGTTCTCGCGGAGGAACTAGGTATCCTGTTTGGTTGATAACATAAGCTAAATCTCCCACATCGGTAGCCACGCAAGGAATCCCACAAGACATAGCTTCAGCAGTTACGTTGGAAAAGGTCTCACTATAAGAGGATAAGGAAGCAATATCTAAAGAAGCAGTAAGGGAGGGTATGTCATTTCGCTCACCCAGTAAATGCATTCTTGTAGTGAGACCTAGTTGAGTAACGGATTTAGATAAGAAAGTATTTTCCCAATTAATACCTTTTCCTGCTAAAACAAAATGGATATCTAAATCAGGAACTTCTTCAATCAGCAAGGCTGCTGCTTTTAAAAAGGTTTTATGATCTTTCATAGGGTGGAACCTAGCTATTAATCCAATTAGTAAAGAATTATTAGATAAACCTAACTCTGCTCTAATCGCACTTCTAGCTTTTTGTGAGGGGACAAATTGACCAGTATCAATACCATTAGGAATAACTATTGTATTTGGTGAGAAGTATCCTAATTGTTCATGCTGACGCTTACTGACGTTAGAAACAAAAATAATACCTGTTGCCAACCTAGAAAGAAAAGCAGATAATTGAATTACATACCTGGTCATTTTTTTTTCATACTCTAGTGAATATAAACAATGATGAATACTAAGTAAAACAGGAATGTTTTGAGAAACAAAAAAATTGCTAACTTGCGCTGCCAAATTTCCGTGATACATCCAACCTTGAATTAAATCTGCTTTAAGCTGAGATAGTGTTTTAATTAAAAAATAAGTTTGTCCTGGTGTTGGTATGGAATTTTTTAGGCCAATGGTATAAACGGGTACACCTAAAGATTGTATTTCTTCGACTAGCTCACCTCCATCCATTAAAGAAATTACGACTGAATCATAGCAATCTCGATTGAGCCGAGACAAAAGTCTATATAATACCATTTGAGCGCCATGTGCTGCCAGATCTGTTGTTACATGAACAATTTTAATAGGACTCTTTTTTAAGTTACTCATTTATTTTTCAAATTAAAAACATATTTTGAAGGTTTGAAATTAATTAATTCAAACAATGATTATGGTAATTATACTATATCAGTGCTTGTTTTGGTTTGCTTTTTAGACATAGAGCATAGGCAAATACAGCTTGTCCTACGATATGAAATATCGTAGCATAATGAAAAGTTGTAACTACTAGAATTATAATGGTTTTATAATTTCGTTTGTTAAGATGCATAACTATAGTGATAATAATAATTAACAAGCCTAGGATACCACTGACAGAAAAAAAGTTTATCCAACCAAAATCGCCTCCTATCTGAGTAGTCTCTTTAGTAGTAAAAATCTGCCCAAACCATATTCTATATATACCATCGCTTAAATTGTAAGATTCAAAAAATTGATTGAATTTAAAATCCCACAAAAATAATATATACCAAGGAGATATCTTAGTTATAGGGATGTGAGTTCCCAATTGTTCAAAAAAACTTGCGACCACAAAATAACTTCCTAATAAGGCAGGCGTTACTGTAATAAATAGAGAGAAATTTTTAAATTTACGAAGCATAAATAAGATACATAACGCTAAATAACCAACTCCAGAAACACAAAGTAAAACAGCAATTACAGGTAAAATCTCAGCAAATTTGTTATTTTTATGTTTGATTTTTATATTATCTTCCTGTAAAGACATCAGAGAAACCAAAACACTACTGGTCACTGATGGTTGTCCGCAAAAACCATAAGGACGTTGATAAAAACCAAACAAGGCTGTACGGACAGTAGCTATATTTGGATCGGGATAATTTGGTAAAAATTCAACAGGCACAAAAGTGTTAACTAAAAATGCTTCAAAAATAGTTAGAAGTGATAAATATAATAATAGCTTTCTCAAATTTAAAAAATTATAATCGTTTAAAGATTTGAAATAAACATAATATACTATAAATCCGAAAGAATACATTCCATCTAAAAGCCCCATATACACGCCACTAAAGGGTAATTTTATCAAACTAAAAATTATGATTAGCGTTATTATCAAAATATCTTTGAAATCAAGTTTAATTTTCCTGGAAAATCCCGTAAGAGTTAAAAATAACGGGTACATGAAAAAACCAACCCCAATATAACAAACAATAAAGGGCAAATAAACCAATATTTTTCGTAACTTTAGCCGCAAAGGAAAATACATAATTAATTTAATACACTTGATAAACCATCTAATAATTCACCCATTGTGCAAGTGATGATTAATAAATAAGGCTATGAATTCTATGTTTGACTAATGCTTCATTTAAATTATAACTCTGAGTATATTGCATACAGAAATCGAATCTAAAAATCATAATTTTCACAATGAAGCCAAGGCTGACCAACAACCAGGATTGATAATCGTAAATCTGAGAAAAATTTAATAGTAGGCAGTAATCCTTTCCGATTCGATACAGAACCGCAATAAATTATATCAAATTCTGGATTTTTTGATGCTCTCTGAAAAAGACCAGAATCAACTCCCATATCGCGGTAAATATAGGGAATTTTCTGGGGAAACGCCAATCCCTCACGTACATAACGATTTGAAAAAATATATCCTGATGGTTGAATATTGATAAGCCGCTTTAAAAGATTCTTGGTTTTTGCAAAAGGGGGAGTTGATAAAGTGGCATAATCATGAACTTCAATAATGTCTTTGTTTTTCGTTTGAGTAAATACTGATTTTATACCCAAAAAATATAAATATCCAATTTTGGGGACAGTTCATATTCATTTCCTAGCTCAACATACCACCCGTTTGATTGCAGATAAGTTTTATAAGCAAATGCTTCTGGCAAATACGATGTAGGTCGTAGTCCAATTCCAACTTTCATGTTAATTT
It includes:
- a CDS encoding glycosyltransferase family 4 protein gives rise to the protein MKILLIITRSDAVGGAQLHVRDLALRLLRDGYQVMVLTGVRGKYNDLLEKSGIQNVACPTFKNNINPLEDWQTLSFIKQTISQFKPDLVATHSSKAGILGRWASKQSKVPCIFTAHGWSFAEGIPEPKRTIYQLLEQWTAKFTDRIICVSEYDRQLGIKAGIEPNRLVKIHNGISDISPELIASPGHSNPVRIVMVARFEPQKDHRTMLMALQTLKEVELDLLGDGPDMETYKIMARELGIADRVNFLGFCSNVTDRLTQYQIFALMTNWEGFPISTLEAMRAGLPTVVSDVNGCSEAIIEGETGYSIPQGDVETLRTRLKTLISDSELRVKMGQLARKRYEKEYTFEMMYQCTIQTYQKALTSYSKVIHI
- a CDS encoding methyltransferase domain-containing protein codes for the protein MKPLTKYVPWWAKIGGKVILSRLPTSYHLWKNFSLFEHGSMQDPAYAYSVFKQHFDRIQPPAGFTSLELGPGDSLFSAIVTKAFGGSSSYLVDTGDYATQDIDSYKIMAEFLDQKELAVDSTWTNWQSVSDILESCSAHYLTSGLSSLKSIPDNSVDFIWSQAVLEHIRKHEFLVLMQELRRIIKNTGSCSHVIDLKDHLGGNLNSLRFPEKIWESDFMVKSGFYTNRIRYSEMIDLFQEANFQITSVEIKKWDKLPTSRANLALPFKNMPDEELLVSEFSTILQPV
- a CDS encoding ISAzo13 family transposase, translated to MELTDSVKTLLIETAKQLKGAARRRFMAQTVKELGAGGQSRANKELGWDRDTVRKGVRELETGITCVDNYKGRGRKKSENHLPHLLADIQSIVDSQSQTDPTFKSNRLYTRLSAEEVRKQLILQKNYRSEELPTTETIRRKLNDLGYYPQKVKKSKPQKKIPETDEIFERMEVINEESLLCPDTLEISMDGKAAVNIGPFSRKGKTRIPTLACDHDFNSNSKVIPYGIFLPQSDDLFLYFIKSQVTSDCIVDILEEWWQEFGSRFGECKTLLIKQDNGPENHSRRTQFMKRIVEFVETYKINVRLAYYPPYHSKYNPIERTWAVLENHWNGTILEDIKTALQWAETMTWKGNNPVVKLVEKTYKTGVQLTSKAMKELETKLTRFINIEPENQYNLGKWFVDIFYSTP
- a CDS encoding class I SAM-dependent methyltransferase, with translation MRHLKALVKQTFPDVIIFLTQLKARKLKNKPIDKIFVEIYTKNTWKSPLSRSGTGSELLQTSTIQQAIPIIIEQLNIQVVVDAPCGDFHWMKEVKLDVLKYIGVDIVPILINENHKRYSNDKREFLVKNIISDPLPISDLIICRDCLVHLSFEDAIKSLKNFKQSGAKYLMTTTFIDCQINRDIITGNWRPLNLELPPFNFPKPIKLINEKCTEGSGTFSDKSLGIWDLQSFEIK
- a CDS encoding glycosyltransferase family 4 protein, with product MSNLKKSPIKIVHVTTDLAAHGAQMVLYRLLSRLNRDCYDSVVISLMDGGELVEEIQSLGVPVYTIGLKNSIPTPGQTYFLIKTLSQLKADLIQGWMYHGNLAAQVSNFFVSQNIPVLLSIHHCLYSLEYEKKMTRYVIQLSAFLSRLATGIIFVSNVSKRQHEQLGYFSPNTIVIPNGIDTGQFVPSQKARSAIRAELGLSNNSLLIGLIARFHPMKDHKTFLKAAALLIEEVPDLDIHFVLAGKGINWENTFLSKSVTQLGLTTRMHLLGERNDIPSLTASLDIASLSSYSETFSNVTAEAMSCGIPCVATDVGDLAYVINQTGYLVPPREPLALANAWKQVIDLGQEGRVALGKLARSRIINNFSLDNFVVQYENFYKTIPTRK